Below is a window of Sediminispirochaeta bajacaliforniensis DSM 16054 DNA.
TACCGTTTTTCCGATGGGGGAAGGGTTGATGCCGTCATCCGCGCAGGCTCCTTTTTGGTTCCCATCGATTCAAAATTCCCCCTGGAACGGGTTGCCGGACTGCTGAAGGATGATACCACAGGAGAAGATCGGAGGATTCCGCCCGCAGAACGAAAGGTATTTACCGCCTACGCGCGGGAAATCTCGGAAAAATATATCCGCCCGGAGGAAGGGACTCTTCAATTTGCCCTCCTTTATCTTCCATCGGAACATATCTATTATCGCTGTTTTGTTGAAGACCCATCGCTCTCGGAAGAACTCCTATCCTTCCACGTGGTACCTGTCGGCCCTTCGGCACTCTTTCTCTATCTCCAGACAGTGGCCTACGGTCTGAAAGGGCTCTCCCTCCCGCAGAAAGCCAAAGAACTTCGTTCCCATATCCAAAGAATCAAGTCGGAAACCGAGCGCCTGGAGCGCCTCTTTTCAACCTCTTCCACGCATCTGAAAAACCTTCAAGCCAGCTTCGACGATTCCCGTACAGCCCTGGCAAGACTATCGACAACCAGTCATCGCCTTGGCGATGACAGCACTGACGCCTCCGAAAAGGAGTAGCACACGATCATTCGGAACGAAGGGTTGCCACAATCGGAAGATGATCTGAATAACCATAGCCATCCCGCATACGATAGGAAACCGGAATCCCATTCTCATCACACCAGGGAACATCGGCCGCAACGCTGAAAGAGTCCAGATCGATCCCCCTACCGTCGACCAGCGCCGCGGAAAAAAGCATATGATCGATACCTTCCCATCCCCCCCGATAGTAGTAGCTTCCGTTGCAATCGCAGCTTGGCCAGGGAGTATACAGAGGAAGCCCGCAACCATCGGCTCCCGCATCTTCCCGATCTCCACTAATCCATAAGCCCTCAGCTTCATCGAAGAATACGCCACTGTTCTCAAGCTCCCCGGATTGCCTTTTCGCCGAAACAGGAAGCAAGGCCGTCTGGTATGCACCGCCGACAAGGTCCCACTCATTCCACGCCTCGTTGAGGTCGCCCACGACAATCACCTGACGCCCCTCAAGCTCCTGTATGCGCTTTCGGACCAAGGAGGCCGAGGCAATACGAAGGGGCTCAGTATCCTCTGCACCACCGGACTTTGATTTCCAGTGGCAAACGAAGAGAAAAAGGGGCTCCCCCTCTTCCATCTCAAGCTCGACTTCAAAGATCGGCCGAAGCGAGGGAGAAGAAGGCAGATGGATCGACCTGGAGCGGGCCTTGCGAATAGGGAAACGGCTCAAAATCCCAAGCTGTACCGCCGAATCAGCCCCCTGGGAAGCGGCCCAATAGTCGTATCCAAGCCCCTGCAAGTAATCGTTTGCCAGATCATCAAGAACACCCCCATGCTCGATCTCCATAAGCATGACCACATCCGCACCTCCCGGCACGGCCAGCCTGATCACCTCCGAAAGCGAAGCCAGTCGTCCCCGGTAATCCCCGAGGCCCCAGCCCGAAGCAGGATCGAACTCCGGATATTCCGTCCCGTCGTCCCGAGCATCGAATACATTTTGCACATTCCAGCTCATGAGAGAGATACGGTCATCACGCCGGGACTCCGTGGGCCAGGAACATCCCGTACAGGAGGAAAGAAAAACGGCCATTGCGAAAACGATAAACCCGAAAGAAAAAATAGTGATTTTTCCCTCTTTCATAATTGTTAAGACTCGTTAAGCGGTTCATACTATTCAAAATTTTCCTTTTTTCAGGGGAAAACTTTCGATACGGCTATTACTGGTTTATAATATGCAACCAGAAACGTAAGAAGGAGGCACCATGCGAACAATTGTTACGCTGCTACACCAGGCCGAAAAACGGTATGGTGACCGTCCCTATCTCACAACCAAAACAGACGAAGGGTGGAGTCCGATATCCTTTCACAGCGCGGATACCCTCTCCCGGACCGCCGCAGCCTGGTTTTTACATCAAAAGGGGAAGAGAGGCGATCGGGTTGCCCTCCTCGCCGAAGGACGCCCCGAATGGGTTATTTCAGAGTTCGCAATGATCAAGGCGGGCCTCGTGTCGGTCCCCCTTTCCATTAAGCTCCTCTCCGAAGAAGTTCCCTTCAGACTGAACCACTCCTCGTGTCGGTATGTGGTTCTCAGCCGTATCACCCTTGGAAAACTTCTCGATACCTGGAAGCAGGTAGAGACAAAGCCACTCTTAATCCTCCTCGACGATCCCGATGACGACGAGCATAATCGAATGGAGGGGCTGGGCATCACCAAAGGCCCGGGATGGATAAGCTGGAGCAGCATCATCAAAGAGGGACGGCTTCTACTTGAAGCGGAACCGGAACTGGTCGAGCAGTCGGAAGCGCTCATCGCAGAAGATGATACGGTCAATATCTGCTATACCAGCGGGACCACGGGAAACCCCAAAGGGATCATGCTCACCCATCTCAATTACTGGACCAATGCAAACGATGCGGTAAACCATTTCAAGCTTCCCGATGCCGAATGTGAAACCCTGGTGATCCTCCCCCTCGACCACTCCTTCGCCCACACCGTGGCGATCTATGCCGCTCTTGCCCGGGGAATCACCCTCCATTTTGTGGATGCCCGCGGCGGATCCATGAGTATACTGCGAAACATCCCAGTGAATCTGACCGAAACAAACCCGACCTTTCTCCTTACGGTCCCGGCCCTTTCCGGGAATTTCATGAAAAAGATCATTCACGGCATCGCTCAGCAGGGCAGCCTCGTGGAAAAGCTGTTTCACAGCGGCATTACAGCGGGGATAGCCCTTGAGGGGGACGGCTTTCACAAGCCATCCATGTCGACAAGGTTACGCTACACGCCGATACACCGCATGGCAAAGGCCCTGGTCTTCAACAAGGTCAAGGCAATCTTCGGCAACCGCATCGGTTTCTGTGTCGGAGGCGGCGCCCTTTTAGAGGTAAAACAGCAACAGTTTTTCGCGGCTCTGGGTGTTCCCATCTTTCAAGGCTACGGTCTGACCGAGGCCGCCCCCATCATCAGTGCAAATACTCCCCACAAGCACAAGTACGGCACCAGCGGAAGCATCATGCCTTCGGTAACCTGTAAGATCATGAAAAGCGAAACCGAGGAGGCAAAGGTCGGGGAGATCGGCGAAATCGTCATCAAGGGCGACAACGTCATGAAGGGATACTACCGTAATCCCGAGGCTTCGGCAGAGGCCCTCAGGGATGGTTGGCTCTGGACCGGGGATCTTGCCGCCTATGACGAAGACGGATTTCTGGTGGTGGTGGGCCGGCAAAAGGCGCTCCTGATCAGCAGCGACGGGGAAAAATATCCCCCGGAGGAGATCGAAGAGGCGATAAGCAATGCAAGCGACGCCTTCAACCACATCATGGTCTACAATGAACAGCGGAAGTTTACCACTGCTCTTGTTACACTGAACGAAGAGCACTGCCGACAACTTTTTTATAGGGAAGGGGTACAGGAGGCCCACAAGGCCCTCGAACTCATCAGGGAGGAATTCTTCCGCTTCAAAGAAGCCGGGAGAGGAGGGAAAAAGGTACCCTCGGCCTGGGCCCCCGCTTTTTTTGAGCTCATCGGCAAGCAATTTGACGAAAAAGAGGGCCTTATCAACAGCACCATGAAAATGGTCCGCTACAAGGTGACCGACCACTATCGTGATCGGATAGAGGCAATGTACCAAGACGAGGACCTTTTTAACCAACGAAACATAGAGACCTTACAAAAGCTCTTTGACCTTCGTTGAAGATAACAGACCCACCACGTAAGGAGTCCCTATGGATATTGAGTTGAAAGCGGTTAGAACTTCTGCAGATAGAAAAGCTTACGCCCTCTTTCCTTTCTCCCTATTTAAAAAAGAGCCCCTCTGGGTCCCACCGCTTCTGCAGGATGAGCTTAAGGTGCTCGATCCCGCGAAGAACCCGTCGCTGAAATTTTCACCCCATGAAAGCTGGATCGCCTACCGCGATGGAAGGGCCGTCGGAAGAATCACCGTCCTCATCAACACCCGTCTCAATGAGGCAAAGGGAGAACATGAGGCGAACTTCCATATGTTCGACTTTATCGACGATATCGAAGTTTCCGGAGCACTTCTTGAAAGGGCCGCCGACTGGGCCAGAGCGAAAGGGGCAACAGCCCTCACCGGTCCTCTGGGCTTCCACCATCTCGAGCATCTCGGCTTTTTGGCTGAAGGTTTCGAAGAGCTGCCAACCATAGCCGGGCCCTGGAATCCTCCCTACTACATCGAGCATCTGCAGAAGCTGGGCTATGAAAAAAAGACCGGCTACATCGAGTTTCGTATTACCGTTCCGAAAGAAATTCCCGATAAGCTTCGCCGCCTCAACGAACTGATAAAAAAGCGAAGCAAACTGACCCTCGTGAACTTCCGAAACAGAAAGGAGGTCCTTCCCTACGCCCATGAAGTCTTCAGGATTATCAATGAAGCGTACAGGCCCCTATCATCGGTAGCAGATATCGCACAGGAAGAAATCGAAGTCCTGATACAGCAATACTTTTCCTTCGTCCTTCCCCAATACGTAAAGGTTGTGAAAAATGAAAAGGGCGATGTGGTAGGTTTCGGCGTGGCAATGCACTCCATGAGCAGGGCCTTCCAAAAGGCAAAGGGCAGGCTTTTTCCTTTCGG
It encodes the following:
- the rmuC gene encoding DNA recombination protein RmuC; this translates as MPIDLLSIALIGIFLLFLLLLIIFFRRRPSQTVDQTLLRESFNRLEEMARRLDDIGRIFLLPRTRGGIGETLLEQLLGNWLPAAAWKRQYRFSDGGRVDAVIRAGSFLVPIDSKFPLERVAGLLKDDTTGEDRRIPPAERKVFTAYAREISEKYIRPEEGTLQFALLYLPSEHIYYRCFVEDPSLSEELLSFHVVPVGPSALFLYLQTVAYGLKGLSLPQKAKELRSHIQRIKSETERLERLFSTSSTHLKNLQASFDDSRTALARLSTTSHRLGDDSTDASEKE
- a CDS encoding endonuclease/exonuclease/phosphatase family protein, whose amino-acid sequence is MKEGKITIFSFGFIVFAMAVFLSSCTGCSWPTESRRDDRISLMSWNVQNVFDARDDGTEYPEFDPASGWGLGDYRGRLASLSEVIRLAVPGGADVVMLMEIEHGGVLDDLANDYLQGLGYDYWAASQGADSAVQLGILSRFPIRKARSRSIHLPSSPSLRPIFEVELEMEEGEPLFLFVCHWKSKSGGAEDTEPLRIASASLVRKRIQELEGRQVIVVGDLNEAWNEWDLVGGAYQTALLPVSAKRQSGELENSGVFFDEAEGLWISGDREDAGADGCGLPLYTPWPSCDCNGSYYYRGGWEGIDHMLFSAALVDGRGIDLDSFSVAADVPWCDENGIPVSYRMRDGYGYSDHLPIVATLRSE
- a CDS encoding AMP-dependent synthetase/ligase, which codes for MRTIVTLLHQAEKRYGDRPYLTTKTDEGWSPISFHSADTLSRTAAAWFLHQKGKRGDRVALLAEGRPEWVISEFAMIKAGLVSVPLSIKLLSEEVPFRLNHSSCRYVVLSRITLGKLLDTWKQVETKPLLILLDDPDDDEHNRMEGLGITKGPGWISWSSIIKEGRLLLEAEPELVEQSEALIAEDDTVNICYTSGTTGNPKGIMLTHLNYWTNANDAVNHFKLPDAECETLVILPLDHSFAHTVAIYAALARGITLHFVDARGGSMSILRNIPVNLTETNPTFLLTVPALSGNFMKKIIHGIAQQGSLVEKLFHSGITAGIALEGDGFHKPSMSTRLRYTPIHRMAKALVFNKVKAIFGNRIGFCVGGGALLEVKQQQFFAALGVPIFQGYGLTEAAPIISANTPHKHKYGTSGSIMPSVTCKIMKSETEEAKVGEIGEIVIKGDNVMKGYYRNPEASAEALRDGWLWTGDLAAYDEDGFLVVVGRQKALLISSDGEKYPPEEIEEAISNASDAFNHIMVYNEQRKFTTALVTLNEEHCRQLFYREGVQEAHKALELIREEFFRFKEAGRGGKKVPSAWAPAFFELIGKQFDEKEGLINSTMKMVRYKVTDHYRDRIEAMYQDEDLFNQRNIETLQKLFDLR
- a CDS encoding N-acetyltransferase, which codes for MDIELKAVRTSADRKAYALFPFSLFKKEPLWVPPLLQDELKVLDPAKNPSLKFSPHESWIAYRDGRAVGRITVLINTRLNEAKGEHEANFHMFDFIDDIEVSGALLERAADWARAKGATALTGPLGFHHLEHLGFLAEGFEELPTIAGPWNPPYYIEHLQKLGYEKKTGYIEFRITVPKEIPDKLRRLNELIKKRSKLTLVNFRNRKEVLPYAHEVFRIINEAYRPLSSVADIAQEEIEVLIQQYFSFVLPQYVKVVKNEKGDVVGFGVAMHSMSRAFQKAKGRLFPFGFIHILRALKHEETLDLYLVGVLPEYQSMGIPALLIYEILKTSMERGIKWAETTAELEDNHRVQELWSMFERRQHKARRIYRKLLT